Proteins encoded within one genomic window of Bos indicus x Bos taurus breed Angus x Brahman F1 hybrid chromosome 18, Bos_hybrid_MaternalHap_v2.0, whole genome shotgun sequence:
- the FBXO17 gene encoding F-box only protein 17, whose protein sequence is MGARPSRRRRLPADPPIALDALPPELLVQVLSHVPPRALVMRCRPVCRAWRDVVDGPTVWLLQLARDRSAEGRALYSVAQRCPPNSEDEEEFPLCALARYCLRAPLGRNLIFNSCGEQGFRGWEVEHGGNGWAVEKNLIMMPGAPSQTCFVTSFEWCFKRQLVDLVMEGVWQELLDSAQIEICVADWWGARENCGCIYRLRVRLLDVYENEVVKFSASPNPVLQWTERGCRQVSHVFTNFGKGIRYVSFEQYGRDTRSWVGHYGTLVTHSSVRVRIRLS, encoded by the exons ATGGGCGCCCGGCCCTCGAGGCGGCGGCGGCTGCCCGCGGACCCGCCCATAGCCTTGGACGCGCTGCCCCCGGAGCTGCTCGTGCAGGTGCTGAGCCACGTGCCCCCGCGCGCGTTAGTGATGCGCTGCCGCCCGGTGTGCCGCGCCTGGCGCGACGTGGTGGACGGGCCCACCGTCTGGCTGCTGCAGCTGGCTCGCGACCGCAGTGCGGAGGGCCGCGCCCTCTATTCAGTGGCCCAGCGCTGCCCGCCCAACAGCGAGGATGAGGAGGAGTTCCCGCTATGCGCTCTGGCGCGCTACTGCCTGAGAGCGCCCCTAGGCCGCAACCTCATCTTCAACTCCTGCGGAGAGC AGGGCTTCAGAGGCTGGGAGGTGGAGCACGGCGGGAATGGCTGGGCCGTGGAAAAGAATCTCATAATGATGCCGGGCGCTCCTTCCCAGACCTGCTTCGTGACTTCGTTCGA ATGGTGCTTTAAGAGGCAGCTTGTGGACTTGGTGATGGAAGGGGTGTGGCAGGAGCTGCTCGACAGCGCCCAAATCGAGATCTGTGTGGCCGACTG GTGGGGTGCCCGGGAGAACTGCGGCTGCATCTACCGGCTTCGGGTCCGCCTCCTGGACGTGTATGAAAATGAAGTGGTCAAGTTCTCGGCCTCACCCAACCCGGTCCTTCAGTGGACTGAAAGAGGCTGCCGACAG GTCTCCCACGTCTTTACCAACTTTGGCAAGGGTATCCGCTACGTGTCTTTTGAGCAGTATGGAAGAGACACGCGTTCCTGGGTGGGGCACTACGGCACCCttgtgacccactccagtgtgagGGTCAGGATCCGCCTGTCCTAG